In the Equus quagga isolate Etosha38 chromosome 6, UCLA_HA_Equagga_1.0, whole genome shotgun sequence genome, CTGGAAACAATACAAGTGGATTGTGTTAGTCCGGGTTTTGGAGAATGGAACTACTATTCAGAATCCTGGAACACCCAATTAATGAAAGCCAAGCTCACACAGAGGGttcaagcttttttttaaaagcataagaaaaCTGACTTCATTTGTTAAtggttttaaatgaaaatcaacCTCGCAGATACACAATGCAAGTTTTCTACATGCCTATATAAAAACTATAGTAAATCGATAGAAAAGCGAAGAACCTTTGGTTTATTAgtggctttctttttaaattgtttcctaCAACTTGGGCTTTTCATTAGAAATTCTGCGCCCCCTTCCCTACGGGATGAGTGTGTAGGAACACAGATTCCCGTAGCAGAACTACGAGCTCTGATTCTGCTGTGGAAAGGTCTCCAAAACAATCCCCCTCCTCTATGGCAGCCGGGTAGACTTTGATTCCTgctgtttctccttctccccactagttcagaggaaagaaaaagaaatcgcCCCCTCACCATAACCAGCCCTCCTTAACACGGTAATCTTTGcctcttaaaaaaatagaggcaGTGGCAGAATCCCTGGGTAGGGTCGGATTGCCCCACCGCTCCACCATTTCCCCCAATACTACGCCCACCCCAGGAGGAGAGAGCAAGGGTCACACAAATACGTGTATCCAAACACCCTCTTTCTCTAGCATTGCCCCTCTCCCTGGCCGGAGGTTTCAAGCGAGAGCGACCCGTGCAGAGAAGGACCTCTGCCCAAGGAGgttcagaagagaaaactgtgTGCGCTCCGGGGCCGGGGCGCCGGGCTCGCGGACGCGGGAATGTGCAGCTCCGGCCCGGGAGGCGCGGGCTGCCCGAGCCAGGCTCAGGGCAAGCCCCAGGCGcggagaggggaggacacagggggCGGGCCGGGTCAGCTCCGGGGACTCACCTGGTCATGTTGGCTCCGGGCAGCCGCCGCCACCGCCTCCCGCGCCGCCACCAGCACTTTGCTCCAGCGCCTTCGCGCCCCGCCACGGCCGCGCAGCCCGCGCCCGCCCCAGCCGCCGCCTCCGGGCGGCCAATTTAATCCCGCCGAGCTGCGGCCACCGCCGCGGGGCTTCCCCTGGTCGCTGCCGCCGCCCGGCCCTCGTGCGGCCAGCCCAGTCCACAGCGAGGAAGTGGAGGAGAGTGAGCGAGTGAGTCCAAAAACCCGAAATCCAGCATCCAAAGGAGCGCGTCCCCccgccctccctccacccctacccccttcgcctcctcctcctccgcctcctcctcctcctcttcccggGCCGTCCTCCTGGCCCTTCTGAGCCCGCGGCTGCCGCGGCGGTTTCTCCTCCTCCCGTTCCTCCTGTTCGCCCAGCGCTCGCTGCTCCGGCTGCCGCCGCCGCTGTGTGTCTCCGCTCCCCGCTCCTCCTGCTGctcgtcctcctcctcccgctcctcGATGCTCCGCCGCTCGCAGCTGGGGGGTCCGGGGCCgcgtctcctctcctccctccgcctctcctgtttcctccttcctgctgctgcttcttttaaAGAGGATTCTTTGGCCACAAATAGCAACTCGGCTGCCCCCCTCAGcgcctccctccccttcttctcttcttccccccaaaagtGAAGCGCACGCGAGAGGTAACCAGAAACTGAGGCCGGCGGGGGTAGTGGGGAGGCGGGGGAGAGGGGGCGAGGCGACGCTTGGCGACCGGCCCGAGCGGAGTCGAGGGCCAGGAGGTGGGATGGCCAGTCCAGCCCAGTCCTTGGACCTGGCGTGAACCTGGTGGTTACGCTTGGAGGCGAGATGGTTTGGTggggaaattaaatgaaaaagctcGGGAAAGTGATTGGAAAagcttctctctttgtttccttgtctggGTGATTTCTAAAATCCTCGTAACGTGCTGGGGATCCCACGGAACCGCGGTGCCCCAGCGCTGGGGGATTGTATGTGCGCGTTGCCAGCGCCAGAGTGTGAGTGTGGGCGCGCCCGGGCGCCAGGAGAGCCAGGCCCGCGGCGCCCGCTGGCGAATGCCTGAATCTGGACCACTGACCCACTGAAAGGGCCAGAGAGCTGAACGAAGGAGGGGCAGACAGGAGAGCTGGGCGAGGGAGacgcaccacacacacacacacacacacacacacacacacactcggaGAGGAGGGGGCGGGGTGACGTCACTCCCCAGGATCCATCCACCAGGCCAGAAAAGACCCCTTCTAACAAATTCACTCATCTCTTAAGAGATGCACACCCCGGAGCGTCCTACTCAGCGTCCTGGCGCGcgggaggaaaaaaatgctggTCGCGCCCCATTCAAAGCTGTTATGATAATATAAGGAGCGCGCGTTGATGAGACAGTTTGTGTCCGCCCCAGTTCACCTTGGCAGCCTCATTCTGGGATGCTTGTAGGATCCACTTTGGagtcagagaggaggaaagggaaatatcGAATTAATCAGTGTAATAACTCTTGTTTTGCTTCCATGCTACTTGCTTTTACGATGTTGGAAATGCAGTGCTCCCTGGCTTCTCTGAAGGACACCATCAAACCCTCTCCCTAGACATCCGCTCAGTTGTTGGGCTACACAAGCTTCATCCACAGAACCCTTCATCCACAGCGCACACTGTGTGGATTGTCGGCTGAGAGGCGAATTTTAACCTTCTTCACTCCTCCTAGGACCACAAGCGTGTAGAAAAAGTCAACAACTGGAAGCCACCATCGACGATTTAGCCTAGCCAAATTTTTTTAGCAACTTGGTCAGAAAGGTTAAACAAAGGCAGGGCCTCCAGCCACCTTTCTTGCTCCTTCTGTGTTCAGGCCAGCACATTTGCACACAGTTCTTATTCCTGCAGGCTCAAGGCTGTCTTTGAAAGAGCAAAGGTAAGCAGACCCCCTTAGATTCCGCCTAATGATCCGGCATCCTGACTCTTGTTTCACGCTGCCCATTTGTTCCCACCATCTGCATGCTGGGCTCCTGAAAGGCACTGAAGGATTGGTCAGTAATCCTCTGCCTGCTGTGCACGCCAAAAAGAAGTCACATCTTTGTGAAAGGAGTCTTGCTAAATGAAGTTTAGTTTTCCAGCAATTTAAGGGTGGGGGGGGGCCGGACATCTTGGCATGactcttccttgttctttttttatggttagCCTTATAGtgaaaatcaagaagaaatctATTCCTGTGTGAGCCCGCAGAGCCAGGTTTACCCTCCAGTCTTTCTGATGACACAAGGAACTGAAAGGCTGAGCAGGTAGGATGGACACCTACCCCCTGTGCCCTAAGGATGGATCCAGAACTCTGAGCCTCCACATGGGTGATTCTCACTCAAGTTGTAAACCTTGATTTGGCTTTCTCATTGCCACATTCTCTCCCATTAACTGATGAGTCCCATTTTCCTCTTGCAAAGTTGGATGTTAGAGGAACAAACAGAAAGTTT is a window encoding:
- the LOC124240799 gene encoding translation initiation factor IF-2-like, producing the protein MGSVKQESGCRIIRRNLRGSAYLCSFKDSLEPAGIRTVCKCAGLNTEGARKKSPRQGNKERSFSNHFPELFHLISPPNHLASKRNHQVHARSKDWAGLAIPPPGPRLRSGRSPSVASPPLPRLPTTPAGLSFWLPLACASLLGGRREEGEGGAEGGSRVAICGQRILFKRSSSRKEETGEAEGGEETRPRTPQLRAAEHRGAGGGGRAAGGAGSGDTQRRRQPEQRALGEQEEREEEKPPRQPRAQKGQEDGPGRGGGGGGGGGGEGGRGGGRAGGRAPLDAGFRVFGLTRSLSSTSSLWTGLAARGPGGGSDQGKPRGGGRSSAGLNWPPGGGGWGGRGLRGRGGARRRWSKVLVAAREAVAAAARSQHDQALKVFQLKFQIGQTRCGFRGSDSKLPAHAAAKLQDGARSQAAAAAPRCLPPRGC